TTATCCCTTGAGCTATAAGTATGAATTCAGAGAAATTATTGAAAAGGAACTCGAGAAAAACAAAACAATAAGAACATATTTTGATGAGTGGGGTGGACGATGCTATATCTTCACCGATGAACTTGGTAAGCATTATATGTTTAAGAAGAATTCTAAAAAAACGTTAAAAAATCTCGAATTAAATATGGAAGCATTCAAAGATTTAGGAGGTTCATTTATTTTTTCAGCTGTTCCGATAGAAAACGCAAGTGAGAATAATCTAGTACTAGAGAAGACATTTCAAAGTGAATCTTCAGTTTGGAAAATCTATTTATATAAAGCAATGTAAAACTTGGGAGGTACTAAACAGATGGAACCGATACTTACAATAGTCGTACCCTGCTATAACGAAGAAGAGGTGTTGCCTGAAACTTTAACTGTACTGATTGATAAATTAGATGAGCTTATAGAAGGCAGGCTAATATCAAACCAGAGTAATATATTACTTGTAGATGATGGGAGCAAAGATCAAACTTGGTCGATTATCTATAAAGAAAGCTTACAAAATAAAAAAGTACATGGTATAAAACTAGCAAGAAATGTTGGACACCAGAGTGCGTTATTAGCAGGACTAATCACTGCAAAAGATTCGTCAGATTGTGTTGTATCTATCGATGCAGACTTACAAGATGACGTAGATGTTATAAATGATTTTATCCTAAAGTATAATGAAGGCTTTGATATTGTATATGGTGTAAGAGATAAACGAGATACTGATCAATTATTTAAGAAAACAACTGCAGAGGCATTCTACAAGGTAATGCAAAAACTAGGTGTAAATTTAATCTATAATCACGCTGATTATCGCTTAATGAGTAAAAGAGCTGTTGAGGAGTTAGAAAAATTTGAAGAAGTAAATTTATTTTTAAGGGGAATAGTTCCTTTAATAGGGTTTCCATCTACATCTGTTTATTATGATCGAAAAGAAAGATTTGCTGGTGATACAAAATATCCTTTAAAGAAAATGATTTCCTTTGCTTTTGAAGGGATTACCTCTTTTTCAGTAACACCAATAAGGTTTGTTTTACTTCTAGGAATGCTCTCCTTTTTTACTAGTTTGTTATTTGGATCATATTTTGTAACTTTAAAGTTTATAGGAGAAACAGAAACAGGGTGGACATCATTAATTACATCTATTTGGCTAATTGGAGGATTACAGTTAATAGCCATTGGATTAATTGGCGAGTACATTGGGAAGATTTATAAAGAGTCAAAAAGGCGACCAAGATATAGTATTGATATAAATACTTTAGGTTTAACAAAACAACTTATTAAAAGGAATATTGAAACTGATGCTTCAGACCATAAAGAATTACTATAATAAGTCAAACACAATTATACGATTTATTGGAGTGGGGATCATAAATACGATCATTGGGATCTCTTCGATTTTCCTTCTATTAAATGTATTTGGTTTCTCCTATTGGATATCAACTTTTATAGGAAATGGTATAGGAGCTATAATTAGCTATATTCTTAATAGGAATTTTACGTTTAATAGCAATGTTAGTAATAAAAAAGGAATCGTTCTATTCTTATTTGTCATAGTAGTAAGCTATTATGTCTCTTACAATATAGGATACAGTTTGATAAATAAGAATGTTCTAAGTACCAATTTATATGGAGAAGAGCTTTCGATATTGTTAGCTGCATTTATCTATACAGTATTGAATTATTTAGGACAGAGATACTTAACATTTAAACAAATATGAAACTATTACCAGTTGATAGTTATGAATAATATTGGTATGATATAAATCCAGTCACGAAATACCAAGTGATTGGGTAATCCTAATTATTATCTTCTGAAAAAACATCTTAAAAAAGTTTGACATAACATTTTATACGTGTTATGATAATAATCCAGTCGTTGAGATATATGACTTGGACAAGATATGATCTTTGAAAACTAAACAAAACCAAGCGTGCAAATGTTAATTTCGATTAACAAAAAACGTACTATATAGTACAAACTTTTATGAGCTATATCAACTCTTTATTGGAGAGTTTGATCCTGGCTCAGGACGAACGCTGGCGGCGTGCCTAATACATGCAAGTCGAGCGAATCAAGGGGAGCTTGCTCCCTGAGATTAGCGGCGGACGGGTGAGTA
This Metabacillus endolithicus DNA region includes the following protein-coding sequences:
- a CDS encoding glycosyltransferase family 2 protein, yielding MEPILTIVVPCYNEEEVLPETLTVLIDKLDELIEGRLISNQSNILLVDDGSKDQTWSIIYKESLQNKKVHGIKLARNVGHQSALLAGLITAKDSSDCVVSIDADLQDDVDVINDFILKYNEGFDIVYGVRDKRDTDQLFKKTTAEAFYKVMQKLGVNLIYNHADYRLMSKRAVEELEKFEEVNLFLRGIVPLIGFPSTSVYYDRKERFAGDTKYPLKKMISFAFEGITSFSVTPIRFVLLLGMLSFFTSLLFGSYFVTLKFIGETETGWTSLITSIWLIGGLQLIAIGLIGEYIGKIYKESKRRPRYSIDINTLGLTKQLIKRNIETDASDHKELL
- a CDS encoding GtrA family protein — encoded protein: MLQTIKNYYNKSNTIIRFIGVGIINTIIGISSIFLLLNVFGFSYWISTFIGNGIGAIISYILNRNFTFNSNVSNKKGIVLFLFVIVVSYYVSYNIGYSLINKNVLSTNLYGEELSILLAAFIYTVLNYLGQRYLTFKQI